The Marinomonas sp. CT5 genome contains the following window.
AGACGAGGCATTAGACAACAACGGGCTATATGAAAAGCAATACGTAAAACCACGAGCAAATGCTGAAATGTTGCTGGGGGATTTTGCGAGAATTGCCGCTTTGCACTCAATAGGCCTACTAGTTATTGATGAAATTCAGCATTTAGAGCGTTCGAGCTCTACGAATGTGTCTGATCGAATTCTTCGGTTCTTTGTGCAGCTAACGAACACGATTAAGCTACCAATACTGTTTGTCGGGACGCCAAAAGCCTATGAGCTATTTTCTCCTAGTATGCGTTCGGCTAGACGTGCATCACAGTTTGGTAGTATCAACTGGAATCGGTTCAATACCACAGACAGATCCGGTAAAGGCTCTGATTGGGATAGGTTTTTCTCTCAGTTGTGGGCGTTACAGTGGTTCAAGTCATCTCAGCCCCTAACGAAAGAGATTAAAACGCTTTTCTGGGACTACTCTCAGGGCATTGCCCATGTTGCGGTAACACTTTTTTACTTATGTCAGACAAGAGCTGTGACAGTGGGTAGAGAAGTGATCTCCAGAGACTTAGTGGAAACCGTATTCAATGAAGAGCTTCATATGATCAAACCCATGATCAAAGCGCTTCAAAGTGGTCGTGATTCAGAAATACAAAAATATGATGATCTAGAAATACCAAGAGCAAGCATAGTTCAGAACGCAGTGGTTTCTGCTCCAGTAAATGAAAATGCGGAGCTTAATAGAGAGGATGAGCATGACTCCCCTGAGCAGACCAAGCTATCTAAGCTGATCAATATGCTTGAGCAAGCGGGTATCGGTGAAGACATTGCGCCCACTGTGGCAGAGCAAGCTGTGTCAGAGCTTCCTGGTGCCAACTTATTTCAGCTGCTTGCGCATATCAATAACTTGCAGAATAAAGAGCCAGTGCCCCAAGTCAAAGAGAAGTCAAAAGTCGTTAAGTTAAAGCCTAGTTATGTTGAAAACGACCTGCGATTAATGCTTAACAGTAAAGGTGGCAGTTACAAGACTATGAAGGCTGAAGGGGTTATACTGCAAATATCCGATTATTTATAAACAAGGAATGTTATGGCCTTCAATACCAATAAATTTAATGAAGATAGTCGGGTAAAAATCCCTGCAATTCTTCATCTAATGCGTCTAGGCTACCAATACCTATCACTTAAAGGGCAAAGCTGGGATCTCGACACCAATATCTTCCCTGACGTATTCAAAACGGCTATCGGTAAAATTAACCCTGGTATTGAAGATGCTGAAGCCGGTCGTTTGTTGGAAGATGTCAAACTATTACTTGATAACGAAGACTTAGGCAAAGCCTTCTTTGAGCGCCTGTCAGAGCGTTCAAATACCAAGCTGATCGATTTTGAAAACTTTAATAACAATACCTTCCATGTTGTTACCGAGCTAACGTGTCAAAACGGTGATGAAGAGTTCCGCCCAGATATCACATTGCTTATCAACGGTATGCCGTTAGTGTTTATCGAGGTGAAAAAGCCCAATAACCGTGAAGGCATTTTGGCTGAGCGTGATCGCATCAATAAACGCTTTCAAAACCCTAAGTTCAAGCGTTTTGCCAATATCACCCAGTTTATGATTTTCTCCAATAACATGGAGTACGACGACGGCGACCCAGAACCCGTGCAAGGTGCGTTCTATGCCAGTAGTTCTTACCATAAGCCGGTATTTAACTATTTCCGCGAAGAAAAAATCTTAAACTTAACCGCCTTGTTGAAGCAGGTATCGGACGATGACGAGCTAAAAGTCTTAAAAGACAACAATCTGGAAGTGATCCGCAGTAATCCAGAGTTCCAAACCAACAAGCAACCCGAGCGCCCAACCAACCGCATTTGTACCTCTTTACTCAGCCGTGAGCGCTTAGCCTTTATTTTGCGTTATGCCTTGGCGTATGTGTCGGAGTCAGACGGGTTACAAAAACACATTATGCGTTACCCGCAGTTGTTTGCCACTAAAGCCATTGAGCGCAAGCTCAGTGAAGGCGTTAAAAAAGGCATAATTTGGCACACCCAAGGCAGTGGTAAAACTGCCCTAACGTTTTACAACGTGCGCTTTTTAACCGACTACTTTCAAAAGCAGCACGTCATCCCTAAGTTTTACTTTATTGTTGATCGCCTAGACCTACTGCAACAAGCGCAACGCGAATTTACCGCCCGTGGTTTAACCGTACACACCATCAACTCACGGGATGCCTTTACTCGTGACATCAAAGCCACACAGGTGATCCATAACCATTCTGGCAAGCCAGAAATCACCGTGGTGAATATTCAAAAGTTTAAAGATGACCCAGATGTGGTCAGCACCAAAGACTACAACGTCGCGATCCAACGCGTGTATTTTTTAGACGAAGTTCACCGCAGCTATAACCCCAAAGGCAGTTTCTTAGCCAACTTAAGCCAGTCAGACAGCAACGCCATTAAAATTGGCTTAACGGGTACGCCGCTATTGGGAGATGACTACAACTCACGCGCCTTGTTTGGCGACTACATTCACAAGTACTACTACAACGCGTCCATTGCCGACGGTTACACCTTGCGCCTAATCCGTGAAGAGATCAGCACTCAATACAAAATTGAGCTGCAAAAAGCCCTTGAAGAAGCCGAAGTGAAAATGGGCGATGTGGATCGTAAGCTGATTTACGCCCACCCAAGCTTTGTTGAGCCCATGCTGACTTACATCGTAAACGACTTTGAAAAAAGCCGTGGTGCATTAAACGATACAACCATTGGTGGCATGGTCATTTGCGACAGCTCAGATCAAGCCAAGCAGATGTTTGAAATCTTCAATGGCGTTTATGCCGAAACGCCTATTCTGCCGCAAACATCCAACTCAAAAACCGAAGTGCTTGAAGTCGCTGAGCCTGCGCCAACCAGTTATGCAGAGTCTGCCAAACAAGCCCAAAAGGTAAAAAACGCCGCCTTGATTCTGCACGACATTGGCACCAAAGAAGAGCGTAAAAACTGGGTTGAAGACTTTAAGGCAGGCAAAATCGATTTTTTGTTTGTGTATAACATGCTGCTCACTGGTTTTGACGCCAAACGCCTGAAAAAGCTCTACCTTGGTCGGGTGATCCGCAAGCACAATTTGCTGCAAGCGCTCACCCGAGTGAACCGCACTTACAAAGACTTCCGCTACGGCTATGTGGTCGATTTTGCCGATATTCGTAAAGAGTTTGATGCCACCAACAAAGCCTATTTTGACGAATTACAGTCGGAACTGGGCGATGAAATGGAGCACTACTCACACCTGTTTAAATCTCAGGAAGAGATCAAACAAGAAATCGAGCATATCAAAGACGTACTGTTCCGTTTTGATACCGACAACATGGAAGAGTTCTGCAACCAGATCAGCCAAATACAAGACCGCGACACCGTACTGGCACTCAAAAAAGCCTTAGCCGATGCTCGCAGCTTGTATAACTTGATCCGCTTGCAAGGCGAGTATGACTTTCTCGATGAGCTGGATTTTGCCAAGCTTAATGTGCTTTACCGCGAAACCAGTAACCATCTAGATTTACTCAACCTTAAAAACGATTTAGAAAGCGGTGAAGACACCAGTAACTTGCTCAACCGCGCCTTAGAAGACGTGATCTTCAAGTTTGTAAAAATCGGCGAAGAAGAGCTGGTTCTGGCCGACAAGCTGAAAAACACCCTGCGCCAAACCCGCGAGGCACTGGCCAGCAATTTTGACCAGCAAGATCCGCAGTTCATAAGCTTGAAAGAAGAACTAGAGCGGCTGTTTAAGAAGAAAAACTTAAGCGAAGTGACTCAAGACGAAATGGTGGCCAATATCGACGCGCTGAATAAAATTCACGACCGCGTTAAAGAGCTCAACCGCCAAAACAACCAACTGCGGCAAAAATACTTAGGCGATGCCAAATACACCCGTATTCACAAACGCTTGCAAGAGCGCCAGCAAAGCCAAAGCGATATTAGCGAATCGGAACGCAAAATCTTTGAAGCATTGGCAGGCGTGAAACAAGATGCCGACGAGCAAGTGCTCAACAACAGCCAAGTGCTGGATAACGAAAGCTACTTCGAACGGCAAATGATGCCGCTGGTGATTGGCCGCTTTATGAAAGAACAAAACATCAAACTCAACGCCGACGCCTCACGGTATATTAATCACCTCGTCGTCGCGGAATATTTAAAAGAATTTAATACCGGCAGCCAAGCGTGGTAATGCGGGTAGAACTGATTAGGAAGTAAACACCAAATGGTTGAATTAGAATTTCAGCAAAAAACCAAAACCCTGATTGATAGCTTAAAAAGCATCTGTGCCAACTATGGGTTAGGTAACGACGGTAACGAATTTAAAATCATTACCCAAACGTTTTTGTACAAGTTTTTAAACGACAAGTTCGCTTTTGAAGCGAAAAAACTCGACGACAGCATCGCCAAAGCCAATAAATGGGAAGAAGCGCTGGCAGCAATGAGCGAAGACGACCTCGACATGCTGCAATTGCAAATGGGCGGCGACACCGCACGGCTAA
Protein-coding sequences here:
- a CDS encoding ATP-binding protein, coding for MAVFETAKYIDAEIKEYEDHPLINALPRINSPKDTAELIRRIPVVSPEEVALPAHIRRHAMLRIMDGFLYPTKAHLQLEQTISTMIRQGYLSRNIANKSYQETLNRTEKLADDSRNAGNEALVSSVIGCSGAGKSTAVEAVLSGYPQVIMHSSYQHVQIVWLKVECPHDASVKSLCINFFRALDEALDNNGLYEKQYVKPRANAEMLLGDFARIAALHSIGLLVIDEIQHLERSSSTNVSDRILRFFVQLTNTIKLPILFVGTPKAYELFSPSMRSARRASQFGSINWNRFNTTDRSGKGSDWDRFFSQLWALQWFKSSQPLTKEIKTLFWDYSQGIAHVAVTLFYLCQTRAVTVGREVISRDLVETVFNEELHMIKPMIKALQSGRDSEIQKYDDLEIPRASIVQNAVVSAPVNENAELNREDEHDSPEQTKLSKLINMLEQAGIGEDIAPTVAEQAVSELPGANLFQLLAHINNLQNKEPVPQVKEKSKVVKLKPSYVENDLRLMLNSKGGSYKTMKAEGVILQISDYL
- a CDS encoding type I restriction endonuclease, translated to MAFNTNKFNEDSRVKIPAILHLMRLGYQYLSLKGQSWDLDTNIFPDVFKTAIGKINPGIEDAEAGRLLEDVKLLLDNEDLGKAFFERLSERSNTKLIDFENFNNNTFHVVTELTCQNGDEEFRPDITLLINGMPLVFIEVKKPNNREGILAERDRINKRFQNPKFKRFANITQFMIFSNNMEYDDGDPEPVQGAFYASSSYHKPVFNYFREEKILNLTALLKQVSDDDELKVLKDNNLEVIRSNPEFQTNKQPERPTNRICTSLLSRERLAFILRYALAYVSESDGLQKHIMRYPQLFATKAIERKLSEGVKKGIIWHTQGSGKTALTFYNVRFLTDYFQKQHVIPKFYFIVDRLDLLQQAQREFTARGLTVHTINSRDAFTRDIKATQVIHNHSGKPEITVVNIQKFKDDPDVVSTKDYNVAIQRVYFLDEVHRSYNPKGSFLANLSQSDSNAIKIGLTGTPLLGDDYNSRALFGDYIHKYYYNASIADGYTLRLIREEISTQYKIELQKALEEAEVKMGDVDRKLIYAHPSFVEPMLTYIVNDFEKSRGALNDTTIGGMVICDSSDQAKQMFEIFNGVYAETPILPQTSNSKTEVLEVAEPAPTSYAESAKQAQKVKNAALILHDIGTKEERKNWVEDFKAGKIDFLFVYNMLLTGFDAKRLKKLYLGRVIRKHNLLQALTRVNRTYKDFRYGYVVDFADIRKEFDATNKAYFDELQSELGDEMEHYSHLFKSQEEIKQEIEHIKDVLFRFDTDNMEEFCNQISQIQDRDTVLALKKALADARSLYNLIRLQGEYDFLDELDFAKLNVLYRETSNHLDLLNLKNDLESGEDTSNLLNRALEDVIFKFVKIGEEELVLADKLKNTLRQTREALASNFDQQDPQFISLKEELERLFKKKNLSEVTQDEMVANIDALNKIHDRVKELNRQNNQLRQKYLGDAKYTRIHKRLQERQQSQSDISESERKIFEALAGVKQDADEQVLNNSQVLDNESYFERQMMPLVIGRFMKEQNIKLNADASRYINHLVVAEYLKEFNTGSQAW